In Myxocyprinus asiaticus isolate MX2 ecotype Aquarium Trade chromosome 27, UBuf_Myxa_2, whole genome shotgun sequence, the DNA window aaaagcatgcatttgctccataggctaaacatgagaaaaatggcaccatctgatgggaaatataaaaaaaaattaatacttttgaagccagggctctggaatgaaagcataatatcatagaattaacGATTATATGCTTTAAtagcactgggatcaaatatttcaatggggacatttttgtcctgaagttccagagtgtaactattttgtgtacacagtgtattatagatgtatttaaggaactgaggttgaaatatcaaaatcaaaattcccccccaaaatatacacctttggcaaaatataACACAAccaaaatgatagaaaaaacaaaaatgtcccgaaggtcgcacaagggttaaatatccAGTATTTACAGATCAAATGTAGGTTTAATATATCGGTAATAAATGAGTTTTGACAGTGTTCGCCGTTTGtagacactaaaataattttactcTGAACAAGTGATGAACCAAATCAATGTAAACGAGAAGACTGAAACAGAAAAGCTCTGGATTACGTTTCTTATTGGAATCAAACTCTACCACTATATATATCTAACAAATACGCTATATAATACAATTTCTTGGCTTGAGGATTTAACTGTATTTTTAGGGCATCAAGAGACTGGCACAGCTCCATACAGTTGAGGTGGTGTTTTTTAAAATCTATATTTATGAATAAAACATTGTAACAAAAGtttcaaattatttaaaacaaaacattagtttttcttcttaaattattaGACCAAGAAATTAAAGGCATagcagatttattattattattattattttattacatctctGGATTACCATAAAATCTTTCAATTTTCAACACTAGATGGCGTCTTTGCactatcaaaaaaataaaaaaaacatgaacatgaatatTGCGTCATTTCCTGTGCGCCTCTGACTGTGTGCATGATCCGTGTGCTGAATGACTGGTTTTGATTCAAGATATCTCTGTTTGTGATTAGTAAGTAAAGTGAAGAGTGGTTAGAATTTAAAATAACTGGTGTGATGGCTGAAGTTATTCAGAAGAAATTACAGTCTGAACTGGATAAATATCAACAACTGCAAAAAGGTATCTTCTCACAATGCTAGCAGAAATGCTAACTATGTTACCAAGCCTTCCAGTATTCTCACCTGCTTGTGCATTGAGCATGAACATTTTACCATACATTTTAGATATTACGTGCTCTTGCAAAGTTGTTTCTTATTGAGAAGTCTGTTATGTTCTCTACATGTACAGTAAGGTTCATAAGTTGGAGTGAAGCTAATCAGCACCTGAGCTGTCATCTGCTTCTTCTCTTAAGTCACTTAAAAGGGTTTTCATTTGTTTAGCTCATTGTTGGAtgccttttatattttatttgtaaacagCTTAATGCTGTTCTACTTAATATCTAATAGACTACATGCAAACATAAGTGTTTTTATCTTCTGACTATTGAAATGCATTGATTTAAAGTAGTGTACATTATAAATGCGTTTGACGGATATTCTGTTTATGGATATGTCAGATTGTTTTATTGTAAATAGAGGCCCTATGAACCCATGTGaacaattatttgtttgtttttcacagaTGTCAACAAAAGTATGTCAGCAAGACAGAAACTGGAGGCACAGTTGACTGAAAATAATATTGTTAAGGAGGTAAGAATGCAAATAGAATTGTCTTTTTCTTGATGTTGTCATATTGTTTCAGTTTACTACAACATACTTGGTATAAATGTCTACtatatttgaaattgtatttatatatagaatattttttaagtttaataaaTACCATATTGATTTCCCTCCACAGGAGCTTAACTTGTTGGATAGCCAAAATACAGTTTACAAATTAATTGGGCCAGTTCTTGTAAAACAGGATCTAGATGAAGCCAAAGCAACAGTGGGCAAGAGATTGGAATACATTAATGGTGAAATGTATGTCTAAATAATGACAACTTTACATAatgcattgattttatgaaaCAACATTATGGACTCTGCAAGTCTGCTTTTTATTATGTTGTGGCAGTCTGTATTTTGCACTTGAATTGAACTGTTTTCTCCTTCATCTCAGTCAGCGCTATGAAAATTTACTGAAGGACATGGAGAGGAAGTCTGAGCAGCACCGAGAAGTTCTATCCAGCCTACAGCAGGAGTACCAGCGTGCTCAGGGTCACCCAGTTGGGAAGGTCTAAatggattataaatatattcaCAGACTGGGACACAAGTTTTATCCAGCGATACTCAGAGACTGAATATACCTGCTAATAACACATGCTTGTTCACATGTCCATTAACAGAATGCTGGAGGTTTTTGTTTGATGCTATTACGCTAtcaataaattttgtttatttatgttcaGTCTCCACCTGTTGTCTTTTAGTTCATATATAAAAGATCCACTGAGGTCTTGAGAGAAtggaaatgaaataataatttgcTAGAGACAACAGAGTGTGGAATACAAGAGTAGGATTCTAGGCTAAACTAAATAGAAAAGAAATACCGATTTGGATTAAGCTTTTAATTTTCAATAAGTTTCCACTGTGAATTATTAATATGacaaaagtgcattaaaaatgcTCATTGCATTAACtagaatacatacatacatatacacacaccgatcagccacaacattaaaaccgccttcctaatattgtgtatgtccccctcatgccgccaaaatagcgccaacctgcatctcagaatagcattctaagatgaaattctctgttgaactttctcatcaacaaggcatttctgtccacagaactgccactcactggatatttattgtttttggcaccattctgagtaaatcctagatactgttttgtgtgaaaatcccagaagatcagcagttacagaaatgctcaaaccaacccatctggcaccaactatcatgccacggtccaaatcattgagatctaatttttccccattctgatggttgatgtgaacattaactcaagctcctgacctgtatatgcatgattgtatgcactgcactgctgccacatgattggctgattagataatcgcatagataattgttggtgccagacgggcactgctgatctcctgggattttcacacacaacagtctctagaatttactcataaTGTGCCAAAGACAataaatatccagtgagtggcagttctatggacagaaatgccttgttgatgagagaggtctacagagaatggccagactgcttcaaactgacaaagtctacagtaactcagataaccgcgctgtacaattgtggtgagaagaatatcatcttagaatgttattttgagatgcgggttggcgctgttttggcggcatgagggggacctacgcaatattaggcaggtgattttaatgttgtggctgatcggtgtatatatacattggcgaccaaaagtttggaataatgtacagattttgctcttatggaaagaaattggtacttttattcaccaaagtggcattcaactgatcagaatgtatagttaggacattaataacgtgaaaaattactattacaatctgaaaaaaaacaactaaactagttcaaagagttctcatcaaaaaatcctccacatgcagcaatgacagctttgcagatccttggtattctagctgtcagattgtctagatactcaggtgacatttcaccccatgcttcctgtagcccTTGCcaaagatgtggctgtcttgtcgggcacttctcacacaccttacagtctagctgatcccacaaaagctcaatggggttaagatccataacactcttttccaattatctggtGAGAAGTGTAGCCTTGATCAAAGAAATAACACAATTTCTGTAATGTGaccatacaccaatcagccacaacattaaaaccacctgccaaatatcgtgtaggtccccctcgtggtgccaaaacagctctgacctgttgagacatggactccacaagacctctgaaggtgtcctgtggtatctggcaccaagacattagcagcagatcatgtaagtcctgtaaattgcgaggtggggcctccatggatcggacttgttggtccagcacatcccatatacactatattgccaaaagtattcgctcacccatccaaataattgaattcaggtgttccaatcacttccatggccacaggtgtataaaatgaagcacctaggcatgcagactgcttctacaaacatttgtgaaagaatgggccgctctcaggagctcagtgaattccagcgtggtactgtgataggatgccacctgtgcaacaagtccagtcgtgaaatttcctcgctactaaatattccacagtcaactgtcagtggtattataacaaagtggatgcgattaggaatgacagcaactcagccacgaagtggtaggccacataaaatgacagagcggggtcagcggatgcagaggcgcatagtgtgcagaggtcgccaactttctgcagagtcaatcgctacagacctccaaagttcatgtggccttcagattagctcaagaacagtgcgtagagagcttcatggaatgggtttccatggccgagcagctgcatccaagccatacatcaccaagtgcaatgcaaagcgtcggatgcagtggtgtaaagcacgccgccactggactctagagcagtggagacgcgttctctggagtgacgaatcacgcttctccatctggcaatctgatggacgagtctgggtttggcggttgccaggagaacggtacttgtctgactgcattgtgccaactgtgaagtttggtggagggggattatggtgtggggttgtttttcaggagctgggcttggccccttagttccagtgaaaggaactctgaatgcttcagcataccaagagattttggacaattccatgctcccaactttgtgggaacagtttggggatggccccttcctgttccaacatgactgcgcaccagtgcacaaagcaaggtccataaagacatggatgagtgagtttggtgtggaagaacttgactggcctgcacagagtcctgacctcaacccgatagagcacctttgggatgaattagagcgaagactgcgagccaggccttctcgtccaacatcagtgtctgacctcacaaatgcgcttctggaagaatggtcaaaaattcccataaacacactcctaaaccttgtggaaagccttcccagaagagttgaagctgttatagctgcaaagggtgggccgacgtcatattaaaccctatggattaagaatgggatgtcacttaagttcatatgcgtctaaaggcagatgagtgaatacttttggcaatatagtgtatgttcaaTCGGATTGATggtggggaatttggaggccaagtcaataccttgaactctgtcatgttcctcaaaccattcctgaacaatttttgcagtgtggcagggcacattatcctgctaaaagaggccactgccatcaggaaatactgttgccatgaaggggtgtacatggactgcaacaatctttaggtagatggtacatgtcaaagtaaaatCCACATgtatgccaggacccaaggtttcccagcagaacattgcccagagcatcacactgcctctgccagcctgccttcttcccatggtgcatcctgctgccatctcttccctagGTAAAtaatgcacacgcacccggccgtccacatgatctaaaagaaaatgattcatcagaccaggcctccttcttccattgctccatggtccagttctgatgctcacatgcccattgtaggtgcttttggcagtgaacaggggtcagcatgggcactctgaccggtctg includes these proteins:
- the LOC127417886 gene encoding prefoldin subunit 6-like translates to MAEVIQKKLQSELDKYQQLQKDVNKSMSARQKLEAQLTENNIVKEELNLLDSQNTVYKLIGPVLVKQDLDEAKATVGKRLEYINGEIQRYENLLKDMERKSEQHREVLSSLQQEYQRAQGHPVGKV